AGGGCCAGCGTACGCCCCGGGGTGTTTCATCTGCtgctccatcttctcccgtTGGTTCATTGACCGCCGACTCTCTCACCGGACAGTCTCTACAGCCTTCCCCTCCCATGCACCCTAACTCTCTCCTAACTAATCCTTGGGCTGATGCTCATGAGTCGGCCATTGAAACCCCCAAGTCCGAGCCCCAAATCCCCCAAATTGACCGTCCAGTCACTCCTGAACAGTCGAGGCCGACAACATCTGGCTCACcggttcttcttcgtttcccaCCAGCGCCTGGCATCGAAGACAATAACCTCAAGGTTCCTGCCGCCTCGGGAACGGAAACCGCATCGCCAGGGATCCGAAGTAGTACGGTTCCACAGACGCCACCGGCACGCCGACTACGGAATTCGATATCGTCACGTTTCTCGCCTGGCCCGCTACTTCCGACTATCTCTGCCGGGTTCAGTGCAGTGGTAGCAGAGTCCCTACGCCGTGGTGAAACGAGTCCGGTAAAGGATCGCAAGTCCATGCGGAGGCATCGGGGCAAGCAACTCAGTACAACCATTGTAGATGGTTTTCTTCGCAGCCGCGACGGCGAAAATGCCAACATCGATGAGGGATTAGGGCCCCGCGGTGTGCTGCCGACGGCAAGGTTTAACTCCACCGGCGATATTGCCACCGCTCCTGTCACTGCAGGACAATCCACCACTACTTTGGATACAGAGGATGCTCCACAAAACCTGCAGCCCGATGGCTCTACTTCTGTATCTCGGATTCGAAGCCTAAGTGACTCCTGGAGTGGAGGCCTAGCATGGCTGGGTGGCACTTTACGCAAAGTGAATGGCCACGGCAACGGACATGAGCAGATCGCCGAGTCACAGACTAACGAGGAGGAAACTGGCGCAAATACGCAGGCGTAAAAACACTCTTCAGGGTGGCTGGCTCACTGGTATTGTTAGTACATATTGCATTCGCGTTGAGAGGCTTCTTGGGTAGACTCTAGTCTACCAGCCAATTTGTTGGCATTTTGTAGGTTATAGTGTTTAATACAGACTTTAGAGGTTCCACTGCGGTCGGTTCATTCCAGCAGTATATAATGGTAGCATGACGCAGACTATACAGCATCTATTAGTCAAACATTGACTGTATGTACTCGTCGAACCTTTAATATATTTGCCAATTTGATCCCGGTTGCTTATATGGAACATAGTAATTAATTCTCCGAGGAAACCTGGTGTGATACAGGGACTACTCAGTGATGAATCGGGCAGTTACAGTGGTAAAAAAAGAGCACGGTGAAATTTATTCTCCCTTGTTCTCTATAGTCCTGTACCCGAACTAAAAGacatctatatatctattgaATCCTATCTAACCACCAACACCCAAAGACCCACAGATACATAAACCCACCCAGATACATCTACGAAGCCCAAGCACTCCTCAAAGCCGCCACAATCGCACTAGTCGGCCAAGCATACTCAAACTCCAAGTCCACCAAAAACCTCACCAACGCCTCCCTCTCCCCGGGATCATCAAAATACTCCCCACAAATCGAGATGCCAACCGCACTGGTCACCAACGCCGGCGGCCCCGCCCGATTCCCCAACCCTAACCCAATGACCCTCCTCGTAATAGCCCTCAACTCGGCCTCCAGCGCACGGTTCAGCGCCCCGGCCCCGGCCCCCAACCGCTGCATCCCCGGATTCGACACGGCGAGTAGAATCCGGGCCAGTTCCATGTGCTGCTCCGCTACAACCTGGCTATCGTTCATAAGCCAGATAGTCGGGAAATAAGACCCCTTCTCCGGTTCCGGTGGTACATGGTAAATCGGTTTATATGAAAGAGGTTTATGGTTATTCCAGTGTGTTTCGAAGGCCTTGAGACTATTCCATTTTTCGAGCCGGGATGCTTGCGTCGGGTATTTGGTGTTTGTGTGGCTGTCGAAGGTGAAGTTTAGGAGGTCGGCGCACCAGACCAGGATGCGGTTGGCCCAGATGAAGTCGCAGGTTGTGGGGAAGGCGTTGTAGTCGTTCTTTGGGGAGATGGGGAGCCGGACGGGTCGTTGGTGCAGGAATGCGCTCCAGATTTCTTGCCGGAGGGCGATGAGGCAGGCGGAGTGGCGGAGGGAGATTGCGGGCGAGGAGTGGATGTTGGTGTCGTGCGTTGGGCCGTGGATTGTTTGGGCGGCGTAGAAGGAGTCGTTGTTTTGGGTGTGTACTATGAATTGGACAGCTTTGAGGTAGGCTTCTGTGTCTGTGCCGATTGAGGGGGCTGGTCTTGGTTAGTTTGGGGCTGTGGAGAGGGATATGTTGGGGAGGATGGTTGGGGTTTATGGGCGGGGAGTACCGTCTATTTGCTCGTAGAAGCGGAGGATGGTCGCTGCTGTTAGTACGTCTTCGTTGTAGTCTTCGTTTGGGTCTTTGGAGATCTCGATTAGGTATGAGATGCAGATGTTGTGGTAGCGGATTGCCGAGTCTTCGCTGAGTCCGGGCAGCGGGATCCCGTCGAAGATGACCGTGCCGTTGATGTTGTTGCGGCATTTTAGGGCCTGGCGCATGTGGCCGGCCGATGCGGTATAAAGAGCGTATCGAAGTACTGGGCAGAACATTGCTCGGCCGGGGACTGTGAGCGCGAAGTGTCGGTCTCGGTCTGTGGAGTCGAACTGTGGGGCGGTTAGCTGTGTTCGCTCGTTTGCTTGGGATGGTCATGCATTGCTTTGATTGTGCGATGGGAGTGGAGGGGAGAAGGGTACCCAATGTGCAAGCTTCTCCACGAAGTAGCGTATCAAGCATGCTTCCTGTAGATCACTGGTATAGGAGGCATCCGAGAAGGTTTCGGGAACGCCTTTCAAGGGCCCCAGGCGGTAATGATCGCGCTCTGCTGGGAAAGCATTCGAGGGTTGGTCGGTAGGTTGAGACAAGCAATCATATGCTGAAGTCTGGGCATAGTAAGAAGCCGACTGTGGAGACGTTTCGTTGGAGCCAGCGACTGCATTGAAACTGGAAATGCTATAGTGCCTCGAGTCTCGATGACTCTGGCCTAGCCTTTCTCCCTGGTGGTTATGGCTAGTGTTCGTCGAGGTAGATGCTGGCAGTGAATGTGGTTTCTGGCCCTTTCGCCATATCATGGAGCTGGGGGATGGAGAATTATTAGAGCCTGTGGCATCAGGCAAGCTCTCttcggcatcatcatcatcgtcgtcagCGTCGCCGTCGCTCTCTTGACGACCATCCGGGTTCACATGGACATAATAAAGTCGACCTTTCTATAGTCAGAAACGCGAACAGTAGGTGTACGGGTGTCCCAAATAAATGCAATGAGCGGAATGTATTACCTTTCCGAGGCAGGCCAACCCATTTCTgatcagaagagaaatgaaacCTCCGTTTCGGTATTGGCTCATGTCGAAATTTGAAGTTCTTGGCACTACGGTCACATTTTGAGCTGGCCTGTCTGCAGCTTTTGCAGGGGCTGCCTCCGTCGCCTATTGGTAGCAGTCAGTACCAAAGGATGACCTGTTCGCACAAGGGCCCTCGCTGGAGGACTCACATCGCAAATGCCGATCTGGATGCTCTGACGTTAGTGCGTGGAATTCTACCCTTTCCGGATGGTAGTACTGACCTTTGCATCTCCTACACGCAGCCGGCCTGTGCTTTCCAGGACTGCTCATTTCCTATGTCTGGTCGAGGGCTGGAGATAACCACATGGTCATCGAGATGGTAGTTGAACATGAGTTGTGGGGGAAAACTGTGGGGAAACTTGGGGTAAAATTTCCCCGCTTGGTTTCCGGCCAAATCCTTTTGTGGTAATCGTGTGGACCATTGGGCGAATCAGAGGCCGACAAGGTCAACCTCGCTGCTCTTGAAAAGGGAGTATTTCCCCATTGGGATGGTTAGGGCTTCCAAGTTCAATCGCTTCATCTGCATGAGATTAATATCGGGGTAGAGTCTGTCTGGCAAGTTTGAGTCAAGAGCTAACGGCGAGACCCTTGAGAGCCTTTTTGGGAAGCTTTGACTCTGCTCTCCGTAGCCCTATTTGTCCAAGATGAGGTCAAGGTCGGGAAATGATATTCATATCCCGATTCTCTCAAACATATATAGATTGAGGAAGTTCGACGGGACTTGTGAACTGATCCTCAACCATTCAGCATCGCAAGCTCCCAAGAATCATCCCAAACATGACTGGAATCTATGTTTTGGCTGCCGCTAGTGCTCTTGCCCTTGGGGTAGGGTACGTGGTCATTCTTCCTATCATATACTACTTCTACGATCCCAAGGGGTTTCGCAAATATCCAAACTTCGCGCCCCTCGCGGGTATCACCGACCTTCCTTACTGTTACCTAAGCTCGTGTGGATATCGTTCCAAAGACCTATATGAAGCTCACAAAAATGCACCAATATTGCGCATTGGACCCAACAATCTTTCCTTCGGCCGTATCGGTGCAGTGAAGGACATATACGGGCACAACACCCCGTGCATTAAAGATATCAAATATGCTATGACATGGGGCTCTCATACACACCTGTTCGACGTGATCGACAAAGCGGACCATGCTGCGAAGCGAAAGCGCATGTCTTCTGCTTTCGCCATCAAGAACTTGGAGAGATGGGAACACAAAGTGGCCAACGTAACCGGCCGCCTTGTCAAAGCGTTGGATGCGCACTGTACACTCCCGTTGCTTCCTGGTCAGACAGAGCCGCAAGCGGCAGATGTCACGCTGGACTACAATAAGTGGATCAATTTGTTCACGATTGAGGCCATCAATCTCATTGCCCTTTCGTCCACACTAGGACTGCTAGAGAAGGGATCCGATGAGGTTACCGCACAAAGAAAGGATGGGACAACATACCCGGCTCGATATCGCAAATCCCAAGATAGTACCGCACACGCGCAGTCGCTTTTTGTTTGGGATTATAAGTACTTCCACTGGCTTTCTAGGTTATCAAAGCTGGTTCCCAAGTACCGCCAGATGTGGAAAGATGGAGAGCCATGGGGCGACGTGATCTACCACCAAGCAGTTACACGGCTACAACGGTACCAGAGCGGGGAGAAACTGGatgatttcttctcctcactcATGGAAGATAAGGCAGGACACCCTAACAACCTCGAATGGGGTGAGATCGTCGCCGAAGTAGGCGCTATCATCAACGCCGGAGCCGATACCACAGCGATTGCCCTAACCCAAGTCTTGGATATGTTAATCAGACACCCGAAGTACCTGCAAAGATTGCGGGAAGAAGTGGACAGCACCCTAGATGCAGACGAAGTGGTCGCACCATACGATAAGGTGAAGAACCTTCCGTTCCTGCGCGCTTGCTTAGATGAAGCATTGCGCCTGATCCCCCCTACATCAGCTGGACTACCCCGACGGACACCGCCGGAAGGAGCTCAGATATTGAACGAATGGATCCCGGGTGATACCAGCGTGTCGATGACAAGTTATTCGGCTCATCGGGATCCTGAAATTTTCCCTGATCCCGAGGAATATAATCCGGACCGATGGATGGATTTGGACAACCGGAAGCGCATGGAGCCGTACTTTGTCCCGTTCTCGACGGGGGCCCGGGGGTGTCTCGGTCGGAATATCACGTATCTTGAGCAGACTGTTGTACTTGCGACACTGGTGCATCGGTATGACTTTGCGGTGCCGGCCAATTGGAAGCTCGGTCGGTTCGAGGCGTTTAACCTGATCATGGGCGAGATGCCGATGAAGATCTGGCGAAGGGAAAAGGCATGACGGCGTTAGAATAGCTATCTTCGGTAGACGATGGTAATGAAATCGAGGATCATGACTATGGTGCAATTATCCACCTTTTGCTATTTGAGACCGGATCTAGTGGATTTAGTGTCCGTTCACATTCAATGGAGAAGTGGATACGGACAAGCATCAAGCATCCCGAGTAAAAGTGGACCACAATCAATTCATATATCCACGGATATCTAGCCTAGGACCCTGATTGACAAACCCCTAAAGCATAAACCTCAGACTTCCAGGGGTAGCGGACTATCACAAGATTCTGGTTCCAGGAAAGAATTCTTCGAAAGTCCATTCCAACGGGGATCGTGCATGGACTTTTAGCCGTCAAAGCCGTGGTCAAGGGAATCTGCAGCCAAGACTCCCCAACGCAAGCATTAATTAAATTGCGGGGACAAGCTTCCTCAGGCGATTCGTGGACCATTTATTAAATTCCCTTCCTCGCATTTCAGCCGTGAGCTTTAGCCGGACTATTATGATAGTTGCTGTCGGTCTGCATGGTGATTAACCGAAAACCTGTCGCCTGTATCGCAATCTCCCCTTCTCGATCCTTCATTTGTTCGATTCAATCTATTTGATCCACTGAGATGCCTGTGCTGCCTTGCTATCCTCCTCCGGAGAATCATCGGCGCCTGACATCATGAGAGCTATACGACGCATGGATTCCCAACCGGTGCCAGTTCCTAAATTGAAGGCGCCGACTTCCGTGGAGAGCTAGCCTTGGCTTACTGCTTTGCTGGTGTGGGgtttaatacttttttttccatgagctcatttcattttctccgGCGGGCTAATCCATCCTGAGAAAATGACCTGAGATTTAAAGTCGTCGCATTTCCCCTCGGAGGATCTTTGCGATTCTTCCGTTTCTGCGTGGAGGCCGACACATTTACCTAAGGAAGCTCTGCTGAATCCAGAGAAATGGTTTCCGGTGTCTTTACGAAGGGGGTTCTGCTCCTGGGCCTCTTGTCGGGTCTGGCTCTTGGTCAAGATGAGAAGCCTCGCTACAAGGACCCCAGTGTTCCAGTGGAGGAGCGCGTCACTGATCTGCTGGGTCGCATGACGctcgaggagaagatgtctcAATTGATTCAGGGTGCGATTGGAATTGTCTCGTTTTTACCAACAGGAGGTACTGATTGATCATCGCAGGCGACATCACCAATTGGATGAATGAGACTACTGGAGAATTCAACCTCACGGGTTTGGAATGGAGTACGAAAATGAGGGGTGGAATGTTCTACGGTAGGCAATTAACCTCACAGGATTGTTATTACAGTAGCTAACTAGCTATGGCTTTCAGTTGGATATCCGGTGCCTTGGGATTACATCGCAGACAATGTCAAGAAAGCTCAGGACTATATTCTCCAAAACACGACTCTCGGGATTCCCGCCATTGTTCAGACAGAATGTATGTTCTAGTCATGTTCGATTCGCTGAACCCTGCGCTGATAATCCTTGCTTTGATAGCTCTTCACGGATTCCTCATCGGTAATGCAACGATCTATAACTCTCCCATCGGGTTCGCATGCTCGTTCAACCCGGAGGTGAGCCCATCCTTCCTGAGACCTGTCAAACAAGGCCCACTAGAACAGAAAGCTAATAAACACAACTCCAGCTTATCGAGAAAATGGCACGCCTCATCGGTCAGGAGGCCTCAGCCCTTGGGGTTAACCACGTAATGGGACCAGTGGTTGATCTCGCCCGTGAACTGCGATTTGGAAGAGTAAGCCTTATACTTCATTTCCTCAATAGAACAGACCTAAAAGTCATGTACAGGTCGAAGAGACGTACGGTGAAGACCCGTTCCTTGCAGGAGAAATTGGATACCACTATACCAAGGGCATCCAAAGCCACAATATCTCCGCCAACGTCAAGCACTTTGTGGGATTTTCCCAACCCGAGCAAGGTCTCAACACTGCACCTGTCCACGGAGGAGAGAGATATCTGCGCACGACGTATGTACTTTCTTCTAGTTAACTGGAGTTCTACCCAGCAATGACTAACCAAGTCGATACAGTTGGTTGCCATCATTCAAGCGCGCCATTATGGATGCCGGAGCGTGGAGTATCATGAGTGCGTACCACTCGTAAGTATACATTGTGCCTTACATATTGTCTTTATTTAATCAGTATTAACCAAAAACAGATACGACGGTATCCCCGCCGTAGCCGACTACCACACCCTCACCGAAATCCTCCGCGAAGAATGGGGCTACAAATACTGGGTAACCAGTGACGCCGGCGCCAGCGACAGAGTCTGCACAGCCTTCAAACTCTGCCGCGCGGACCCCATCGACAAGGAAGCCGTTACACTTGCCATCCTCCCAGCCGGAAACGACGTCGAAATGGGCGGTGGCTCATAGTAAGTGTCACCCTCCCAGCCAGTGGATAATCGTCTAACACAAGATTAGCAACTTCGAAACGATCATCGACCTGGTCAATGCCGGCAAGCTCGATATTGAAATCGTCAACACGGCTGTATCCCGTGTGCTCCGTGCGAAGTTCGAAATGGGCCTCTTCGAGAACCCCTACAATGCTGCTCCGGCGTCTGAGTGGAACAAGCTCATCCATACTCAGGAGGCTGTTGATCTTGCCCGTGAGCTGGATCGGGAGTCGATTGTTCTGCTGGAGAATCATGATAATGCGCTtccgttgaagaagagtgGTAGTATCGCTGTTATCGGGCCTATGGCGCATGGGTTTATGAATGTGAGCTTTTCTAGTCTTCTTGCGGTTCATCGGAGATGAATAGCACATGCATGAGACAGCAGGGGCAATGCTAACTAACACACACAGTATGGAGACTACGTCGTCTACGAAAGCCAGTACCGCGGCGTGACCCCCTTGGACGGCATCAAAGCCGCCGTTGGCGACAAGGCAACGATCAACTACGCCCAGGGCTGCGAACGCTGGAGCAACGACCAATCCGGCTTCGCCGAGGCAGTCGAAGCAGCCAAGAAGTCCGACGTAGCAGTCGTAGTCGTGGGTACCTGGTCTCGCGACCAGAAGGAGCTCTGGGCCGGTCTCAACGCAACGTAAACCACCCCCTTCCCTCCACCCCAAAACAACTTGGATAGAAAACTAACAAAGGACCCTAGAACCGGCGAACACGTCGACGTAAACAGCCTCAGCCTCGTCGGCGCCCAAGCCCCCCTCATCAAAGCAATCATCGACACAGGCGTTCCCACCGTGGTCGTCCTCTCCAGCGGCAAGCCCATCACAGAACCCTGGCTCTCGAACAACACCGCCGCACTCGTCCAGCAATTCTACCCCTCCGAGCAAGGCGGAAATGCCCTCGCCGACGTCCTCTTCGGCGACTATAACCCCTCCGGAAAACTCTCCGTCAGCTTCCCGCACTCCGTTGGCGATCTGCCCATCTACTACGATTATCTGAACTCGGCGCGCGAGATCGGTGATGCTGGGTATATTTATTCGAATGGCACGCTGGAGTTCGGTCACCAGTATGCGCTTGGCAATCCCAAGGCGTGGTATCCCTTCGGGTATGGGAAGAGTTATTCGAGCTTCGAGTATGGGGCTGTGAAGCTTGATAAGACGAATGTGACGGAGGCGGATACGGTTACTGTTAGTGTTGATGTGAAGAATACGGATGCCGCGAGGGAGGGCACCGAGGTTGTGCAGGTGTatgttgttgatgaggtTGCGTCGGTTGTGGTGCCGAATCGGTTGCTCAAGGGGTTCAAGAAGGTTGTTATTCCTGCTGGGCAGACCAAGACGGTGGAGATTCCGTTGAAGGTGCAGGATTTGGGGCTGTGGAATGTGCGCATGAAGTATGTTGTTGAGCCTGGGGCTTTTGGTGTGCTGGTGGGAAGTAGCTCGGAGGATATTCGGGGCAATGCTACTTTCTATGTGCAGTGATTGGGGAGTTAGCCTTGGGGTAAGCAGTGGATTCTGATTCAGAACTTTTGAATTATACATTGATTTGCTCGGCTATGATCAATATAGCACTTTTTGTGGACATGACTCGTAAATTACCGTGATTCATAGGCTGATGCGTAGTTGCgtgccttcttcctcccccgaTTTGCAGTAATCGAAAATTATGCAATTCCTTCATAATAAACCCGAAAAACAGTTCATGAACGCAAAACGGCcataaagaagagaagaaatatgtGTGATGTGAAGTATCTTACGTCTCTCGACGAAAGGTAATCGTCCATGCTCCGTGCGGGACCTTAAAGCTTGCAAACTCACCATGTCCTTTGGACTCGATGGTATGAGGGATGAAAACTAGGACTCAGCTAGAAGAGTCGTTTTTGCCTTCAGGTTCATTACTTGAGTTGGTATCGTTTTCAGCTGCTCCCTCGGCTTGCACTTGCGTGGTTTCACTAGCCTTCTGTGTGCTGGTACTGCCAGTCCGAACCGGTGTGCTAGGCTCTGCATAGCTATTCCTGTCTGCAGTTGACCTACCCTCTCGCCGAGTTTTCGCACcctccttcagcttctcccACCGATCTCTGTATCTTCCCAAGACATTTCGTAGTTTGTCGTTCTCACGACCAACCTTGTCGAGCTCTTTCTCGCTCTGCTGGATCAGTTCCTCGAGCTCTCTGATGCGTTGCTCTTGATCTGTGGAGGCTGGCGTTGGGAGAGGAGCGATAGGTGAAGCGACAGCAGGAGTAGACTGTGGGAAGTGCTCTGGAGATGGGACATTCTGATGATGCATTGCTCTCAGGGATTGCTGCAAGGCCATAGAAGATGACTGCGCGTTAACCTCCCACATGTGTAAACGTTTGGACAAAGTATCAGTCAGATGTTTCAGAGCTTGGTTTTCCATCTGTAATTCCTCTAGAGTCTTAGGGCTCTGGATGCTGGTGAGTTTGTCTTTGCCGCGACTGCCCCTGCCCTTGCTCCCCGTCATGCTCTGACGCATTTCGGGTGATGGCGGTGTCTCACGGGCGTCCACGAAGTCCTCATCGCCCTCTTCGAAGCTACTTCTTCGGGCTTCCTTCTCGGCCCTGCTCAAGATCCCAGCATAGGAAACAGTTCCACCCGTTGTGGGCACGACGTAAAATGATTCAGCTGTGCTTCCTGTCCCCCCGCCCGTCGAATCTCGGACAGCTCGTAGGGCAGCGCGCGAAAATATTCTGCTGATATCTGTGTCCCCTGATTGACTCTGTCGATCGGAAACTGCAGGTTGACGGTCCACTTCCGTATCTGCTGATGTTTTGCGGGCAGAATCAGCCTTTTCCGACACGTCTGAACCCAAAGGGAGGCCTGCGAAAGCTAACGGTGCAGATAGTTTGGAGATAAGTCCTTCAAAAGTAGAATAGAACCGTTGAAATGGCTCCTCGGATGTGGCTTGTCTGTCCTTAGGATGGGACGACTCGGCGTCTGGAGGCACAAATTGTTGCGAGGTAATATCGGTAGGGCTGGCTGCAGGTGGATTCCATGACTGCTTAGATGGCGTCCGATTGGAGCGTTCCTTAGTCGCATAGGCCTGTCTTTCTCGTAATCTAGCCTCACTGGTCCTGATCTTTGCCGGTCCCTCTGTCATCTTCGCCCCTGCCTGCTGCGAGGAAACTGTAGGTGACACCGGGGAACCTCGGCGTGGTTGCGACGGTATGCCTCGAGCTGATGCCAAATTGCTAGCGATTGATGAAGTCTCCCTTGCCGGTAGGCGAGCGTGTCCTAATAGCTTTGGTGGGTGTTGCTGTGTATCCGTCTTCCCTCCTCCTGATTCTACTGTCACTTGTTGTGTACCCGGGGCAGCGGCGGGCGGATTCTCATGCTGGAAGCGCAAAATTTGGGCGAGCTTCTTATGGTGTTGCTCGAGAAGCTGTAGCGTCCTCAGGGCCTGTGATTTACACATGTGAGCGTCTATCAACCCTGCAGGGATAGCGGAAAAGCATACTTCACGATCTGAGCTTTTCTGGGCCGCCGCAGCAAACTCGCCCGCGGCCAGATCATGTTCCTCGCTCGCGGCAACTGGGTTTGACTTGCGGGTCTCAAGAACTGCATTTCGTGCATGGGTATGAGCCTTGCGCGGGGAGATTCTGTCAGGCTGGGTATACAACGCAAAAAGCCCCCAGTGTTGGTCGATGACATACCAAGGTAAGCGGTGCAGTCTCCATAGCTGCAGGAATCGCCTATCGCTCTCTCCAGGAGCGTCCGTTCAACTAACAGCCTTGATGGTGGACTGTGGGATGAAAGAATGACAAAAGCAACTTGTTGAAGTCACACCACACGAGTGACGCCATTACCCGCATCACGAGCCTGTACGGTAATTTACCAATACCGTTACCGATCTTAGTCATCCAGGTCTAGATCGCATATTTTTAGACACTCAAGAATGTACATATTACTTAACTACATAGTTACACCGTGTACGCCATGCCGTACTTTGCACCGAAGGTAACCCCCTGTTGCAATCTTCTCCTGAGCTACTACTTTGGGAGTCTGGCTGCCTTTACAGCGTATGTAACGTCGTAACCCGGGTTAAAAAGCAACGTTGCAAGCGGCGATATTCTCCCGATCCGGTGCTCGTGCTTGGTGCAGGATTCCTCGAGCACggaaaggaaatgggggCCAGAATATGGCTTTGACAGGAGCTACTGGCGAGCCATTTCATTCAATTCTGTTGACGTGGACTGAGCCTCCCAGCACCCCACACATGCGTATACGCTGAATATAGAGGGCTCTAGGATGGGCCTTTCCCCTACAGGCACTTATGCATACTTGACCGCTGCTTCTGGGCAGTCAGACTCCAAAACGTAAGACATATGTAACTATATTGAGACATGTATAAGATGTTAGGAAACAAGCAATCATGCCTTCCTTGGGCTTAACATAAGATAATGAGATTGTCAAAGCCCACTATGACGAACTTCCAATTTAGATAACCCCAGGGTCAACCAAAGGAAGACACAAAGATGCCTCATTTTACCTTGGTCGCTACATTGCCATCCGGCTTTGATATATGTTTCGTGCGAGCCGCTAGAGCATAAAGCGCCTCATCAGTATCCTCAATTTCTTCATGTGGCCCAGGCATCATTAGATCATAGTTGGCTTCATCTGGATCCAATTCTGCTGAGCAGAGCTCCCACTCTCTGAAATCACTCCATGGATCAAAGTGGGGAGTGCTGAAGACTGGATGATTCAACTCCTCAACGCCTTCCAGATCCACTATGAAGCTAAAGCGGGTTGTTAATTGAGATACCTCGGCTGTGCTGGACTAGATACATACCATCGCTCGGTTCCTTCGTCCCGTACAATATTACGTCGAGCAGGGTCACGGTGGGAAAGCCTGAAGCTGTAGAACTCTCTATACAATGTCTTTAGCTGAAGCTCCTTGAGAAAGTCTGTGGCGACAAAGAGGACCTACCGAAGAGCTTTAGCAAAGGCTATCCGCACTCGATTTCGCTTCTCAAGGGAAATTCAGAGAATATCCGTTCAAGGTTTACCCCAGGCAGTTTCTCCAAGAGAAACACCACAAAGTACCCATCAGGGAcaggatcatcatcatcctgttCAAAAGCAAGGAAGTCAATAAAGCGGGGTGTGCTGCTACAGCCACCCTCAGTAAGCTTTTCCAAAACAGATAGCTCTCGAAAGATTTCTTGGGTGATCGGGAGATAATCAGCACAGGATGTGTCCCCTGTCCAAGGCGCCATCCTGAACATTATTAGAACATGGATAAAGGTAGATGGTAAAAATATTGCTGCGGCTATTGTGGTCGCTCAAAACTCAAGGGGAGCGCATACTGGGCTTTGATCTTCATGACGGCTTTCGTACCTGGAGATGGGCCTTCAACCTGGGTAGCCACACATACTGAAGACACATCCTTGGTATGTCCAAATCTTTCATATTCATGTATCCGAAATTTCTCAGCTTGTATTACCCCCATTCGCCATGAAGTCTGGGTATTTTTGAAATAGAAAACATGATCTCTAGGAATAAAGTTATAGATTTCAGCGTCGGGGATCTCCCGGGGAGGATCAAAGAGCTCATCGTCTG
This DNA window, taken from Aspergillus flavus chromosome 5, complete sequence, encodes the following:
- a CDS encoding putative beta-glucosidase, whose translation is MVSGVFTKGVLLLGLLSGLALGQDEKPRYKDPSVPVEERVTDLLGRMTLEEKMSQLIQGAIGIVSFLPTGGDITNWMNETTGEFNLTGLEWSTKMRGGMFYAMAFSWISGALGLHRRQCQESSGLYSPKHDSRDSRHCSDRMYVLVMFDSLNPALIILALIALHGFLIGNATIYNSPIGFACSFNPELIEKMARLIGQEASALGVNHVMGPVVDLARELRFGRVEETYGEDPFLAGEIGYHYTKGIQSHNISANVKHFVGFSQPEQGLNTAPVHGGERYLRTTWLPSFKRAIMDAGAWSIMSAYHSYDGIPAVADYHTLTEILREEWGYKYWVTSDAGASDRVCTAFKLCRADPIDKEAVTLAILPAGNDVEMGGGSYNFETIIDLVNAGKLDIEIVNTAVSRVLRAKFEMGLFENPYNAAPASEWNKLIHTQEAVDLARELDRESIVLLENHDNALPLKKSGSIAVIGPMAHGFMNYGDYVVYESQYRGVTPLDGIKAAVGDKATINYAQGCERWSNDQSGFAEAVEAAKKSDVAVVVVGTWSRDQKELWAGLNATTGEHVDVNSLSLVGAQAPLIKAIIDTGVPTVVVLSSGKPITEPWLSNNTAALVQQFYPSEQGGNALADVLFGDYNPSGKLSVSFPHSVGDLPIYYDYLNSAREIGDAGYIYSNGTLEFGHQYALGNPKAWYPFGYGKSYSSFEYGAVKLDKTNVTEADTVTVSVDVKNTDAAREGTEVVQVYVVDEVASVVVPNRLLKGFKKVVIPAGQTKTVEIPLKVQDLGLWNVRMKYVVEPGAFGVLVGSSSEDIRGNATFYVQ
- a CDS encoding putative cytochrome P450: MTGIYVLAAASALALGVGYVVILPIIYYFYDPKGFRKYPNFAPLAGITDLPYCYLSSCGYRSKDLYEAHKNAPILRIGPNNLSFGRIGAVKDIYGHNTPCIKDIKYAMTWGSHTHLFDVIDKADHAAKRKRMSSAFAIKNLERWEHKVANVTGRLVKALDAHCTLPLLPGQTEPQAADVTLDYNKWINLFTIEAINLIALSSTLGLLEKGSDEVTAQRKDGTTYPARYRKSQDSTAHAQSLFVWDYKYFHWLSRLSKLVPKYRQMWKDGEPWGDVIYHQAVTRLQRYQSGEKLDDFFSSLMEDKAGHPNNLEWGEIVAEVGAIINAGADTTAIALTQVLDMLIRHPKYLQRLREEVDSTLDADEVVAPYDKVKNLPFLRACLDEALRLIPPTSAGLPRRTPPEGAQILNEWIPGDTSVSMTSYSAHRDPEIFPDPEEYNPDRWMDLDNRKRMEPYFVPFSTGARGCLGRNITYLEQTVVLATLVHRYDFAVPANWKLGRFEAFNLIMGEMPMKIWRREKA